Sequence from the Candidatus Methylopumilus planktonicus genome:
GATTGCAGCCTTCTGAAATTTTTAAATAGGCATAGTGTTTAGGTGTTAAACGGATGCCTTGAGGGGGCACTAAATCACTAAAAGGATCATGTGGTTTTTCTAGGTGGGTATGCACGGCTGACATCACTTCATTTAATGCGTGCGGTCCTGTGATGGCGAGTAAATTTGGATACTCTTTTTCAATGATGTCTTTTTTTGCTCCCAAACAACCTGTCACAATCACTTTGCCATTTTTTTTAACGGCTTCCCCTATGGCGTCCATGGACTCTTTGACAGCTGAATCAATAAAACCACAAGTGTTAACTACAACTAGATCAGCATCTTGATAGGAATTGGAGATGTCATAACCTTCTGCACGTAATTGCGTCAATATTCTTTCGGAATCTGAACCGGCTTTAGGGCAACCTAATGATACAAAACCGACTCTAGGAGTATGTGATGCCATTAGCCTTCAACAATCAGTTGCGTGAGAGCCACAGATGCAACACCCAATACGATGAGTGCGACTTGAAATACAGTCGAACGTAATTCAGTTTTTTTATGAAGGCCTGGTATCAAATCTGCGATCGATACATAAATCATGCTGGATGCTGCGAGCGCTAAAATAAAAGGCACCCAATCAATCATGGATTCCAAAATGAAATAAGCGAGAAGTCCGCCTAACACCGTAGCAAAACTCGCGAGAAGATTAAAAATAAATGCTTCTTTCTTCTTATAGCCTGAATTAAGGAGAATTAAAAAATTACCTACTTCTTGAGGGATCTCGTGCGCAATAATCGCTAACGCTGTCACGATACCTAAGCTGGTACTCACCATAAACGCTGAGCCAACTAAGATACCATCGACAAAATTATGAAATAAGTCACCCACCATAATCATGCTACCGCTTCGTCCTGCATCATGGGTATGTTGATGATCTTTAGAAGTATGACTTTCTTGATGCATATCATGCACTTCACAATGATCGCCATGACAGTGACGCCACAATAGTAATTTTTCAAGCACAAAAAATAAAAGAATACCGAATAACACGACAAAGGTTGTCGCTTCTATATTATTTGTGAGCTTAAAAGCATGGGGCAATATTTCTAAGAAAACTGCACCTAACATAGCACCCACGGCGTAACTCACTAAATGCGAAACAAGGTGCGTTCTGGTATTCATGGTCACAAGGGCTGCAGCCGTGACACTTAATAAACCCCCAATAAAGCAAGAAAATAGAATCCAAAGAAGTGTGTGCATGAAGTTAAAGTATGGTGGCAGGATTAAGTATTATAACGAAACTTGAAATGATTGGATGTCTTTATGAATCGATCCAAATTAGGGAAGCCATCCTACCAGTGATGCCATCACGTCTATATGAAAAATAATCAACTTCATTGGCAAAAGTGCAATAATTATCCGACACACTGCCACCATATATTTGTTTGATACCACATAGATTGAGCCTTATTTTAGCAAGCGCGTAAATATCTGCTAACCATTTTTGTTCTGAGATCAAATGAAAAGCTTTTTCAGCCTCGCTATGTTTTTCGCAAAAGCTATTTTTCACATCAAAGCCTACTTCAAAATGCTGTCGGCTGATTGCAGGCCCTAACCATACGAGTAATTCATTGGGTGAGACATTCATCTTCTCAATGGCATTTTCAATCACACCACTTAAAAGACCCCGCCACCCTGCATGAATAGAAGCCACTATCGTCCCCTCAGTATTTGTCACTAATAAAGGTAAACAATCAGCTGTCTGAACAACACATACTGTATTTTTTTCTGTTGTATAAGAGGCATCTGCATTAAATGCGGGTGATGGGATTTTGATCACATCTGCACTATGCGTTTGGTTAAGCCAATGAGGAGAGTTAGGTAAAAATTGATTAAGTAGGTCGCGATTCAAATGAACAGAAATAATGTCATCATTCACATGTGTGGCTAAATTAAAACTGTTATATTTGCCTTCGCTATTTCCCCCAACTCTTAGAGTTTGAATAGTTTTAATATGTTGAGGCGCTGGCCAGTTAGGTATAAAAAAATTAATCATCATCCTCCAGCATGTCGTCATCGATATCATCATTTACCTCATCAAGATAATCATCAAAACTTAAATCTTCTATAGGCTCTGTTTCACCTAATTGCTCAGCGCGAATGATTTCAAGTAAAGCTTTCATATCATCTGGTAAATCAATCGACCATTCCATCGCTTCACCACTTAATGGATGAATCAGTCCTAAGCGAATGGCATGAAGTGCTTGACGATTAAAACTTAAGACATGTTGACGTAATTCATCACTCATGGATTTAATCGGCATAATACTTTTTAAGCCATAGACGGGGTCACCCACTATAGGTGCTTTTAAATATTGCATATGCACACGAATTTGATGTGTACGACCTGTTTCAAGATTGCATCTGAGATAAGTGTGAACTCCAAATCGTTCTAAAATCTCATAATGCGTAACGGCTGGCCTACCGGATAAATGAATAGCCATGCGCGTTCGAATGGATGGATGCCGGCCGATGGGCTGATCCACCTTGCCATTTTTCCAAAGCTGCCCCCACACGATCGCTCGATATTCTCTCTTTACTGTTCTTGCTTGAAGTTGTTGCACCAAATGTGTTTGTGCATTCAAGGTCTTAGCAACGACTAAAAGACCGCTCGTTTCTTTATCCAATCGATGAACAATACCGCAGCGAGGTATGTGTGCGATCTCTGGCATATGATGAAGCAGTGCGTTAAGTAAAGTGCCGGACCAATTACCAATTGCTGGATGAACGACCATGCCAGCCCGTTTATTAATCACAAGCAATGTCTCATCTTCAAAAATAATATTAAGCGGAATCGCTTCAGGTAAAAATGCATTGTTTTCTGGATTTGATTGGACGATCACTTTAATTTCATCGCCTGCGTAAACCTTGTGTTTCACAGACACATAGGATTGATTCACAAGTACGAATTCATCTTTAATCCATTCTTGTAATTTTGAGCGTGAAAATTCTGGCAAAAGTTGCTGCAAAGCCACATCCACCCTTAAACCAGAGTGACTATCCGGGACTATCAATAATCTTTCATCATGATTCATAATGCTATAATTCTTCGTATGTTTTTATAGTTAAAGGTTCGTATGCGTATTGGTATAGTTGTTATTATGATGCTTTTTCTTCAAGCTTGTGCCATTTTCGGCCCACCTACTGAGCTTGACGATACCAAAGGTTTGTCAGCTGCACGCATTTATGAAAAAGCATCTGAAGAAATGACTAATAAGAATTATAAAAAATCTGTCGAATATTTAAAAAAATTAGAATCACGCTACCCTAATAGTAAATACGGCGCTCAAGCTAAGCTTGATATGGCATACGCCTATTACAAGCAAGAAGATGCAGCGCAGTGCGTTTCATCTGTTGAGCGATTCATTAAAATACACCCTAATCATCCTAATCTAGATTATGCCTATTATTTAAAAGGCGTAGCCTACTTCAAACAACGTGGCTTAATTGAAAAAGCTACCTTTCAAGATATCAGCGATCGTGATCCCAAAGTCTTAAGACAATCTTTTCTTGCCTTTAAAGATTTACTGACGCTCTATCCCAATACGCGCTACGGAAAAGATGCGACAGAACGCATGATTTATTTAAAAAATAAACTGGCTGATCATGAGCTTCATGTGGCACGTCATTATATGAAAGTTAAAGCTTATGTCGCGGCATTAAACCGTGCTAAGTATGTGATTGAATCTTACCCTGATTCTAATTTTGTTGAGGAAGCACTTGTGATTATAATTAGCGCTTATGACAATTTAGATATGAATGATTTAAAAGAAGATAATTTAAGAATTCTAAAACAAAATTATCCAGATAGCTCTATGTTCACCAAAGGTCAAGGTACTAAGAAACAAGACTGGTGGAAATTCTGGGATAAAGACTAGCGTTTTTTTGCTTCTAGTTTATTTTTATCTGTGAGTTTTTTACGAAGTGCATTCTTACGACGACGCATCGATACAACACCCTCTTTCGGTTTTCTTTTTTCTTCATCAAGATAAGGGTTCTCACCTTGCTTAAATTGAACTCTTAAGGGTGTGCCAATAATTTGAAATGCTTGTCTAAAAGCACCTTCTAAAAAGCGCATATAACTATCTTTAATCGCATTCACATGATTACCATGAATGACAATCACGGGCGGGTTAGATCCACCTTGATGAGCGTAACGTAATTTAGGTCGAATACCTTTTGAGATAGGTGGCTGATGCTGTTGCAATGTATCTATGAGGACACGTGTTAATTTAGGTGTCGACATTTTAATAAAAGCACCACGATAAGCTTCATCGACTGATTTTAAAATCTCAGTGAGGCCTTTTTTCTTTAAGGCTGATACATATTGAAATTCTGCAAATTTTAAAAATTGTAATTTACGCTGAATATCTTGTTTTACAATGTCTCTTTCATCTTCTTTTAATCGGTCCCATTTATTAATAGCAACCACAAGTGCACGTCCAGCCTCTAAAATATAAGCTCCTACGTGCGCATCTTGCTCAGTGATACCCTCCTCCGCATCTACCACCAAGATGGCTACATTCGCTTCTTCAATGGCTTGCAAAGTTTTAATCACAGAAAATTTTTCTACCGCTTCAAAGACTCTACCTTTCTTGCGAATGCCTGCTGTATCAATAAGTATATAATTTTTATCATTGCGTTCAATTTCAATTTCAATAGAATCGCGCGTCGTACCAGGTTCATCAAAAGCAATGACGCGATCTTCACCTAAAAATGCATTCACCAAGGTTGATTTACCGACATTAGGGCGGCCCACAATGGCGATCTTCGGAACCTTTTGATTAACTTCAAGTGATTCAATATCTTCTTTTTTAAAAGGCTCTAATGCGATCTGAATCATGTCACGCACACCTTCACCGTGTGCTGATGAAATACCTAAGGGGTCGCCTAAGCCTAACTCAAAAAATTCAGCTGTTGCAATACCTCTTTGCATGCCTTCTGTTTTATTCACAAGGAGATAAATATTACGATTCATTTTACGTAACAGTTCAGCAATGACGCGATCATGTGGAGTCACACCTTGACGTCCATCCACAATAAAAAAAACAATATCGGCTTCATCAATGGCGAGCAGTGTTTGTTTTGCCATTTCTTTTTGAATGCCTTTTTCAATTAAAGGCTCAAAACCGCCGGTATCAATAATAATATACGGCATGTCACCGCCTAAGCCTCGTCCATAATGGCGATCGCGTGTTAGACCTGGAAGATCTGCCACTAACGCATCACGAGATTTAGTTAAACGATTAAATAAAGTGGATTTGCCAACGTTAGGTCGGCCCACAAGTGCTATGGTGGGTAACATGATTATTGAATAGAGATGGCGTAGAGTCCGCCATTACGTGTTTGCGCTAAAAATTTACCTGTTTCAAATTCAATCATCCGTCGCATCACAGGCAAAGACTCGTCGTCCAATTGAATGCGACCTAAAAAAGCACCCGTTTCTTTATCTAGGATATGGATATAGCCTTCTAAATCTCCTACAGCAAGGTAATCTCCCATACCTAACGGTGTCGTCAGTTTACGATTTAATAATTCACCTTGTCGCCAATAGGTCTTGCCTGATTCAAGCGCTAATGAATAAATAGCACCGCCCGTATGCGATAAATAAATCCTGGCGCCATCTATATTAATACCTGTATAACTTGAAATATCGCGGCTCCATAAGGTTCTCGCATTCACCCGATCAATGGCTGATATTTTTCCCTGATAAGCGACTGTATAAATATTTAAACCATCAATCACGGGGGAGCTTGTGACGTCCGATGCGCGTTCAATTTCAGTCACACCTTTAGGTTGTGCCACATTAATTTCCCAAAGGAGCGAGCCATTATCTTCTCGAATAGCCGCTAATTTACCACCAGGGAATCCTGCATAAATGACACCGTCACTTGCCACCACACCCACACTTGATCTTAAGCTTAAAGGTGGCCCCACTCTTGAGAAGGTCCATTTTTTTAACCCATCTTTTACATTGACGGCATGAATCAAATTGTCTGCTGTTCTAACAATCACAAGACCTTCATGAATGGTAGGCGCACTTAATATTTGACTCGATAATCTTGTTTTCCAAAGTAATTTAGCATTTAAATCATAAGCCACTAATAAACCAGTCGATGTACCCACTGTAATTTCATTAAGCCCTACGCCAACACCGCCTGATAATTTTTCACCTGTATTGATTTGCCAAATGGCTTTACCCGTTTTTAAATCAAATTTAGCTAAGCTTCCATCGGATGATGCCGCGTATGCTTCTTCACCAATAATGCCAGGATAGAATTCAAAAGATGCATCACCTTCTAATTTTGCTGACCAAAGTATCTTAGGATTAAGCTTAGGTTTAAATTCCTTAAGAGGAGCCGGAGGATCAACGGGGTCTTGCCCTATAATAGTCTCTGAAATTTGATCCGTGAAATCTTTAACAGGGCCGCAAGAGCTAAGCGCAATAGAAAAAAATGCGAGAAGACAGTACTTTAAAAAAATCAAACCTTACACTCCAAGCGATTCTAATTTTTCTTGCGTGAATTTTGCATAAGGATCTTTAGGTCCAAATCGTTTCAATGCTTCTTGATAAGCTTTTTTAGCCTCTTCTTTTTTACCCATTGCATTTAATATATCACCTTTTAAATCATTAGATAAACCAAGATAGCCTTCATTCTCAACATCATTCACCTTCTTTAAGGCATCTTCATATTTTTTTTCTTCCACTAATATTTGACCTAATTGAATGAGCGCAATCGATTCTGTGGCAGATTCTTTTGCATGACTCGTTGCCCAATCTAATTTTTCTTTGGCTTTATCTTTTAAACCTTCAAGGTAGCTTGCTTTTGCAAATAAAATCGCAGCCCGTCCGGCATAAGGTGTGCCTCCATAGTTATCGATTAAGCTTTGTGCTTTTTGCATAATATCTTTGGTATTTTTTTCATCCAACACCACAATGCTTTGATAAAGTTCAGAAGCGTTCAATGATTGCTTGGTTTGGTAATAACCCCATCCTTGATAGAGGCAATATAAAACAAAAAAAGCAATGACACTACGCGTGATGTAGTTGCCATATTTTTTCCAAAGCGCTTTAAGTTCGTCTACCTGTTCTTGTTCTTCTAAATCGAGTGCCATAGCTTTTATTTCCTTTAAAAAAAATTAACTGACTTTAAATTTAAAATGATTGCCCGGAATTGCATTTAAGAGTTCACGCGTGTAATTCGCTTTTGGTTTTTCATAAATGCCTTTGATAGAACCTTGTTCTACAATTTTCCCTTGATGCATCACCGCAATGCTATCCGCCATATGTCGAACGACTCTTAAGTCGTGACTAATGAATAGATAGCTCAAACCTAATTCTTTTTGTAGTTCTTTTAGTAATAATAAAATCTGCGCTTGAATCGATACATCAAGTGCTGAAACAGGCTCATCACAAATCACAAGTTCGGGTTCTACAATTAAAGCTCTTGCAATACCAATTCTTTGTCTTTGCCCGCCTGAAAACTGATGCGGGTATTTGTTCAAATCAGACGCTTCCAGCCCTACTTTTTTAATCATGTCGCGCATCTTTTTATCGCGCACAATTTTATTACCCAAATCATGAATTAATAAGCCTTCTTCTAAAATCTCAGCAATCTTCATGCGAGGATTTAGTGAAGCATAAGGATCTTGAAATACCATTTGAATATGGCGTTTAAGATATTTTTTACCTTCCATATCTAAAGTTGTCAGGTTTTTACCTTTAAAGAAAAGCTCACCCTGATCAAGCGACAGCAATTGTAACAGACAACGCGCCAAGGTTGACTTACCACTGCCTGATTCACCTACAATCGCTAGCGTTTCTCCTTTTTTAATCGATAAACTGACATTATTGAGTGCTTTGATGATTCTTTGTTTTTTTACAAAAAAGCCAGACATTTGCGTGTAAGTTTTATAAAGGCCTTTGGCCTCTAACAACACTTCATTTTTATCAATTTTTGCCATGATTAAATATGAGCCTTAAATAAATGTACGATGTTGAATAGGTTTTAATTTCTTTATCCCTTTTGCATCAGGCACACATTGCAGCAAAGCTTTGGTGTAAGCATGTTTTGGTTTTTTTAATACGTCCTTCACACTTCCTTTTTCAACGATTTGGCCTTGATACATCACAATGACATCATCCGCGATTTCTTCTACCACACCAAAATCATGGGTAATAAAAAGCATGGCCATGTGTCTTTTTTCTTTTAAATCAGATAGGAGTTTTAAAATTTGCGCTTGCACTGTGACATCCAAAGCAGTCGTAGGCTCGTCTGCGATTAAAATTAAGGGTTCGCAGGCAATACTCATCGCGATCATAATGCGTTGTCTTTGTCCACCTGACAGCTCATCGGGGTAACTTGAAATACGATCCTCCGATATACCCACCTCTTTAAAAAGAGATATCACTTTTTTATTTAAACTATTGTTATCTAAATCCAAATGTACATTTAATGCTTCTTTGATCTGATCGCCAACCGTTAAGACTGGGTTTAAAGATGTCATTGGTTCCTGAAAAATCATGGCCATCGATTTACCACGAAAAGATCGCATCTCAACATTAGATAATTGAGATATATTTTTTCCTTCAAAATAGATATCGCCTGTTTGCTTAAGTTGCGTGGACAAAAGTTTCATGATGGAGAGTGCTGTGAGACTTTTACCGCTGCCTGATTCGCCCACAATGCAAGTGGTGCGACCCGGATACAAATCAAATGAAACATCACCCACTAAAATTTTACGTGGCTCATTGATGGAAGACACTTTCAAATGTTTGACTTCAAGTATTTTTTTCATGATGTTTGTTTCAATAAGAATAGAGCTAATTCATCTAATGGAATTTTAGATTGCACATTTTCAACCCTTAAGGATTTCACTTGTGCGACACCTTCCATCATTTCATCGTCACCTAAGATGGCAGCAAATGCCGCACCACTTTTATCAGCACGTTTCATTTGTGATTTAAAGCTACTACCGCCTGAATTTAAAACTACTTTTAATCCGTGACTTCGGAGCGTTTCTGATAATTTCAGCGCGTATTTTTCTGCTGCATTACCTAAATTCACAAGATAAATATTGGGTTCGTTTTGGATCACAACTCCCATATCTTCTAAGAGTAAAATGATGCGTTCCATTCCAATACCAAAACCACAGGCAGATGTTTTGTCTCCCCCCAAACGCTCAATCAAATAATCATAGCGACCACCTCCTGCAATGGTCCCTTGGCTACCCAAGCGGTTGGTCACCCATTCATAAACTGTTCGATTGTAATAGTCTAATCCTCTCACCAATCGGTGATTAAGTTTGAAAGGAACGCCCGCTTCTTTGAGATAGTCACATACTGAATCAAAATG
This genomic interval carries:
- a CDS encoding ZIP family metal transporter, with amino-acid sequence MHTLLWILFSCFIGGLLSVTAAALVTMNTRTHLVSHLVSYAVGAMLGAVFLEILPHAFKLTNNIEATTFVVLFGILLFFVLEKLLLWRHCHGDHCEVHDMHQESHTSKDHQHTHDAGRSGSMIMVGDLFHNFVDGILVGSAFMVSTSLGIVTALAIIAHEIPQEVGNFLILLNSGYKKKEAFIFNLLASFATVLGGLLAYFILESMIDWVPFILALAASSMIYVSIADLIPGLHKKTELRSTVFQVALIVLGVASVALTQLIVEG
- the pgeF gene encoding peptidoglycan editing factor PgeF, whose product is MTTCWRMMINFFIPNWPAPQHIKTIQTLRVGGNSEGKYNSFNLATHVNDDIISVHLNRDLLNQFLPNSPHWLNQTHSADVIKIPSPAFNADASYTTEKNTVCVVQTADCLPLLVTNTEGTIVASIHAGWRGLLSGVIENAIEKMNVSPNELLVWLGPAISRQHFEVGFDVKNSFCEKHSEAEKAFHLISEQKWLADIYALAKIRLNLCGIKQIYGGSVSDNYCTFANEVDYFSYRRDGITGRMASLIWIDS
- the rluD gene encoding 23S rRNA pseudouridine(1911/1915/1917) synthase RluD, with product MNHDERLLIVPDSHSGLRVDVALQQLLPEFSRSKLQEWIKDEFVLVNQSYVSVKHKVYAGDEIKVIVQSNPENNAFLPEAIPLNIIFEDETLLVINKRAGMVVHPAIGNWSGTLLNALLHHMPEIAHIPRCGIVHRLDKETSGLLVVAKTLNAQTHLVQQLQARTVKREYRAIVWGQLWKNGKVDQPIGRHPSIRTRMAIHLSGRPAVTHYEILERFGVHTYLRCNLETGRTHQIRVHMQYLKAPIVGDPVYGLKSIMPIKSMSDELRQHVLSFNRQALHAIRLGLIHPLSGEAMEWSIDLPDDMKALLEIIRAEQLGETEPIEDLSFDDYLDEVNDDIDDDMLEDDD
- a CDS encoding outer membrane protein assembly factor BamD; this translates as MRIGIVVIMMLFLQACAIFGPPTELDDTKGLSAARIYEKASEEMTNKNYKKSVEYLKKLESRYPNSKYGAQAKLDMAYAYYKQEDAAQCVSSVERFIKIHPNHPNLDYAYYLKGVAYFKQRGLIEKATFQDISDRDPKVLRQSFLAFKDLLTLYPNTRYGKDATERMIYLKNKLADHELHVARHYMKVKAYVAALNRAKYVIESYPDSNFVEEALVIIISAYDNLDMNDLKEDNLRILKQNYPDSSMFTKGQGTKKQDWWKFWDKD
- the der gene encoding ribosome biogenesis GTPase Der, whose translation is MLPTIALVGRPNVGKSTLFNRLTKSRDALVADLPGLTRDRHYGRGLGGDMPYIIIDTGGFEPLIEKGIQKEMAKQTLLAIDEADIVFFIVDGRQGVTPHDRVIAELLRKMNRNIYLLVNKTEGMQRGIATAEFFELGLGDPLGISSAHGEGVRDMIQIALEPFKKEDIESLEVNQKVPKIAIVGRPNVGKSTLVNAFLGEDRVIAFDEPGTTRDSIEIEIERNDKNYILIDTAGIRKKGRVFEAVEKFSVIKTLQAIEEANVAILVVDAEEGITEQDAHVGAYILEAGRALVVAINKWDRLKEDERDIVKQDIQRKLQFLKFAEFQYVSALKKKGLTEILKSVDEAYRGAFIKMSTPKLTRVLIDTLQQHQPPISKGIRPKLRYAHQGGSNPPVIVIHGNHVNAIKDSYMRFLEGAFRQAFQIIGTPLRVQFKQGENPYLDEEKRKPKEGVVSMRRRKNALRKKLTDKNKLEAKKR
- the bamB gene encoding outer membrane protein assembly factor BamB, with amino-acid sequence MIFLKYCLLAFFSIALSSCGPVKDFTDQISETIIGQDPVDPPAPLKEFKPKLNPKILWSAKLEGDASFEFYPGIIGEEAYAASSDGSLAKFDLKTGKAIWQINTGEKLSGGVGVGLNEITVGTSTGLLVAYDLNAKLLWKTRLSSQILSAPTIHEGLVIVRTADNLIHAVNVKDGLKKWTFSRVGPPLSLRSSVGVVASDGVIYAGFPGGKLAAIREDNGSLLWEINVAQPKGVTEIERASDVTSSPVIDGLNIYTVAYQGKISAIDRVNARTLWSRDISSYTGINIDGARIYLSHTGGAIYSLALESGKTYWRQGELLNRKLTTPLGMGDYLAVGDLEGYIHILDKETGAFLGRIQLDDESLPVMRRMIEFETGKFLAQTRNGGLYAISIQ
- a CDS encoding YfgM family protein; this encodes MALDLEEQEQVDELKALWKKYGNYITRSVIAFFVLYCLYQGWGYYQTKQSLNASELYQSIVVLDEKNTKDIMQKAQSLIDNYGGTPYAGRAAILFAKASYLEGLKDKAKEKLDWATSHAKESATESIALIQLGQILVEEKKYEDALKKVNDVENEGYLGLSNDLKGDILNAMGKKEEAKKAYQEALKRFGPKDPYAKFTQEKLESLGV
- a CDS encoding ATP-binding cassette domain-containing protein, with product MAKIDKNEVLLEAKGLYKTYTQMSGFFVKKQRIIKALNNVSLSIKKGETLAIVGESGSGKSTLARCLLQLLSLDQGELFFKGKNLTTLDMEGKKYLKRHIQMVFQDPYASLNPRMKIAEILEEGLLIHDLGNKIVRDKKMRDMIKKVGLEASDLNKYPHQFSGGQRQRIGIARALIVEPELVICDEPVSALDVSIQAQILLLLKELQKELGLSYLFISHDLRVVRHMADSIAVMHQGKIVEQGSIKGIYEKPKANYTRELLNAIPGNHFKFKVS
- a CDS encoding ABC transporter ATP-binding protein gives rise to the protein MKKILEVKHLKVSSINEPRKILVGDVSFDLYPGRTTCIVGESGSGKSLTALSIMKLLSTQLKQTGDIYFEGKNISQLSNVEMRSFRGKSMAMIFQEPMTSLNPVLTVGDQIKEALNVHLDLDNNSLNKKVISLFKEVGISEDRISSYPDELSGGQRQRIMIAMSIACEPLILIADEPTTALDVTVQAQILKLLSDLKEKRHMAMLFITHDFGVVEEIADDVIVMYQGQIVEKGSVKDVLKKPKHAYTKALLQCVPDAKGIKKLKPIQHRTFI